A region from the Aphis gossypii isolate Hap1 chromosome 1, ASM2018417v2, whole genome shotgun sequence genome encodes:
- the LOC114120265 gene encoding uncharacterized protein LOC114120265 isoform X1, translating into MRKTRGVIYLVCGRARAHTASPGNATEQLMTQGAFKIRSGQVGTPMVHNSDPNNRSTIVGGSNGSGITAAANATATGFEMYSFFASTATAASGTGTISVAPSCGGAPLPPHSVSAQAHFTGIQSAAAAVTHQQQHQQQQHHHHHLLPLHHLNQQQQQQQQQQQQQQQQQQSVSAAINCSVVRAIAAASSTLPSIVAVSSAQQSSTVVAGTSAAGKMKEMPKLVKLAPNGSADRLPLQESKKRKRPIGKSHALVTSKPLTIVAPTPIATTRNEDSINSTKYTTYASQSNPAVVLKKKDSTVQCSQTTTIKTGVSGNIPVGIAVARQRYTQSSSNTEVQRQRETTTTTVSMPEVVHQSPMQTMVLSYNDCSMTTGSTTGINRWPSSGSCSIPQNTIGSQWSFQNTTLRTPALEQQTIQPVGYQLVQDQSGQYFLLPQNSIAGLMAMPFDYCKSETQNHHQPNQGYTLIQQPQQQMTTLSPIINHHPQYTSIASSGSFLIQQVSSSTPPALINTHHQLTDNSAHQQPLIQLTSPENQMIIFNQQQSAIVAQPLIGHLQPPHAGLTIATQMQSGCQNQINDIQTVSESVTVQTKLVQQSITEKSTISRHTEENVSISLDYCNTTISEPEKDLKQDFSAPEPLLESEAIISHDASNQTDIQTEDEAYHPSIEESKEPNFTESAQDCINNDQPLTESTTQTSVLSIAENSNTPDITGLELLLNSIEQFEKRNSSEQLESCHTQEDVMNTSEQDNVQTVDVNVNTVEEAEEKGVNKIDLLLLAEQFLETEKSSETSEQDNIIKNYSNNNNLTAVEEKLCSYEFEENPTKPLEVTINKNGIKKVYTKKSFAQSSTTIFQSVDKLKVNSKLDTIKKAPKYSSVKVQNRKMSDSSLSSSGQVKRGPGRPKKVLKCDDGNNNNGNNELDVKEKRLKLDCSSKTKHKTSSSSSSDLSPPVLEPWSPFSPRKISTHTPPTLSPVSSGAKHSDAKKLSDDDKFYQKKFVKKRSTSSIMTSEDEFRPPLKKRKVGRPRKNPNPFDEVIKKHLSQSPKKDKQLSSSSGLLSSVSTIKINKIETPSCNQYKIKPKLKAEVKIKHWNVEDEDDEIQDQDDILGLPEYVCKKRQIADALHRVSPCAINKPAVIPKKIMFSNASLDSVDSLDDTALFPQREESYSPIPVRSQTSESSDNSLAQTNEERDSSTTVELAERQCTPVSPSRPNVEITTVDDDHERRRLKKKRKHRKHKHSHDETRTKHKHKHHKKHHKKHKRHRDSDLELSVSEPPTLSPQRLIVDTIEDDDDDDDNDDCKSKENDSSEVESSDVPAFLSDQQIWKWSGDSYKRPGRGGNKKTFYKSISRGDETISIGDCAVFLSSGQLDRPFIGKVNSMWETNQEKMQVKVFWFYHPEETASDFTGNLPYPGALFKSPHNDINDVQSIMNGCQVVSIEEFSSIVEKDAKRLKNIYVNNDLFYLAGDYEPVMKMINFSDGVVLTPSKT; encoded by the exons ACCGGAGCACCATCGTCGGCGGTTCAAACGGCAGCGGCATAACAGCGGCGGCCAACGCCACGGCCACCGGGTTCGAGATGTATTCGTTTTTTGCTAGCACGGCGACCGCCGCCTCGGGCACCGGAACCATTTCGGTGGCGCCCTCGTGCGGCGGCGCCCCGTTGCCGCCGCATTCTGTCAGTGCGCAGGCGCACTTTACCGGCATTCAgtcggccgccgccgccgtcacgCACCAGCAGCAGcaccaacaacaacaacaccaccaccaccacctccTCCCACTACACCATCTCAAtcagcagcaacagcaacagcagcaacaacaacagcagcagcagcagcagcagcagtcgGTCTCCGCGGCCATCAATTGTTCCGTGGTGCGCGCTATCGCCGCCGCTTCGTCGACGCTGCCGTCGATCGTAGCCGTTTCGTCCGCACAACAATCATCGACCGTTGTCGCCGGGACGTCCGCCGCTggcaaaa tGAAAGAAATGCCGAAATTGGTGAAACTTGCGCCCAATGGATCAGCAGACAGGTTGCCGTTACAAGAATCAAAAAAACGTAAAAGGCCAATTGGAAAAAGCCACGCTTTAGTCACCAGTAAACCGTTGACGATAG TTGCTCCCACTCCGATAGCAACAACCCGAAATGAAGACTCTATTAACTCGACCAAGTATACTACGTATGCGTCGCAGAGCAATCCAGCAGTGGTGTTGAAGAAAAAAGATTCCACTGTTCAATGCAGTCAAACTACAACCATCAAAA CTGGCGTCAGTGGAAATATACCGGTGGGCATAGCTGTTGCCAGACAAAGGTATACTCAAAGTTCTTCCAACACAGAAGTTCAAAGGCAACGAGAGACCACCACAACGACGGTATCTATGCCCGAAGTCGTTCATCAGTCTCCGATGCAGACAATGG TGTTGTCCTACAACGATTGTTCCATGACAACTGGATCAACAACAGGTATAAACCGATGGCCATCGTCTGGGAGCTGCAGCATTCCTCAAAACACTATCGGAAGCCAATGGAGTTTTCAAAATACTACATTAAGAA cTCCTGCTTTGGAACAGCAGACCATACAGCCGGTCGGATATCAACTAGTCCAAGATCAATCCGgtcaatattttcttttacctCAAAACTCTATTGCCG GTTTAATGGCTATGCCGTTTGATTATTGCAAGTCGGAAACACAAAATCACCACCAACCTAATCAAGGTTATACTCTAATCCAACAACCACAGCAGCAGATGACTACTCTATCGCCGATCATAAACCACCATCCACAGTATACTTCTATTGCTAGTTcgg GTTCATTCTTGATTCAACAAGTCAGTTCTTCCACTCCTCCAGCCCTCATAAACACTCATCATCAACTAACCGACAACAGTGCACACCAACAACCGTTAATCCAGTTGACATCGCCTGAAAATCAGATGATAATTTTCAACCAACAACAATCAGCTATTGTGGCTCAACCACTAATAGGTCATCTTCAACCGCCACACGCGGGACTGACTATTGCAACTCAAATGCAATCTGGATGTCAAAATCAAATCAACGATATACAAACAGTATCTGAGTCTGTAACTGTTCAAACAAAATTAGTACAGCAGTCTATTACTGAAAAGAGTACGATTTCAAGACACACAGAagaaaatgtttcaatttcattGGACTATTGTAACACTACTATTAGTGAACCAGAAAAAGACTTAAAACAAGATTTTTCAGCGCCAGAACCCCTCTTGGAATCTGAAGCGATTATATCACATGATGCTAGCAATCAAACAGATATTCAAACTGAAGATGAAGCTTATCATCCATCGATTGAAGAAAGCAAAGAACCTAATTTCACCGAGAGTGCTCAAGACTGCATAAATAATGACCAGCCTTTGACTGAAAGTACTACTCAGACTTCAGTTTTGTCTATAGCCGAAAATTCAAATACACCAGATATTACTGGACTAGAGCTGTTGTTGAATAGCATTGAACAGTTTGAAAAACGAAACTCTAGTGAACAATTGGAAAGTTGTCATACTCAGGAAGATGTGATGAATACTTCAGAACAGGACAATGTTCAAACAGTAGATGTTAATGTAAATACTGTCGAGGAAGCAGAAGAAAAAGGCGTTAACAAGATTGATTTACTTTTGTTGGCTGAACAGTTTTTGGAAACTGAAAAATCTAGTGAGACTTCTGAgcaagacaatattattaagaattactcaaacaataataatttaactg CTGTAGAGGAAAAATTATGCAGTTATGAGTTTGAAGAAAACCCCACCAAACCACTTGAGgtgacaataaataaaaatggcattaaaaaagtttataccAAGAAATCATTTGCTCAGAGTAGCACCACTATTTTCCAGTCAGTtgacaaattaaaagttaactcAAAATTAGATACAATCAAAAAGGCACCTAAGTACTCTAGTGTTAAAGttcaaaatcgaaaaatgtCTGACTCAAGTTTATCATCTTCTGGTCAAGTAAAACGTGGACCAGGTCGTCcaaaaaaagtattgaaatGTGATGATGGAAATAACAACAATGGAAATAATGAACTAGATGTAAAAGAAAAACGGTTGAAATTGGATTGTAGTTCAAAAACCAAACATAAGACTTCTAGTTCCTCTTCATCAGATCTCTCTCCTCCCGTGTTAGAACCATGGAGTCCTTTTTCACCTAGAAAGATTTCAACACATACCCCACCCACATTATCACCAGTTTCATCAGGGGCTAAACACTCTGATGCTAAAAAATTATCGGATGATGATAAgttctatcaaaaaaaatttgtcaaaaaacgCTCTACATCATCAATTATG ACTAGTGAAGATGAATTCAGACCACCTTTAAAGAAACGAAAAGTTGGTCGACCAAGAAAAAACCCAAACCCATTTGATGAAGTCATTAAAAAACATCTGTCTCAAAGTCCAAAGAAAGATAAACAACTTTCTTCATCATCAGGCTTGTTAAGCAGTGtttcaacaattaaaattaataaaatagagaCACCATCTTGTaaccaatacaaaataaaacccaAGTTAAAAGCTGAAGTTAaa attaaacATTGGAATGTGGAGGATGAAGATGACGAAATCCAAGACCAAGATGATATATTAGGTTTGCCagaatatgtatgtaaaaaacgCCAAATAGCTGATGCATTGCATAGAGtg tCTCCCTGTGCTATCAATAAGCCAGCAGTGATCCCTAAGAAGATAATGTtttcaaatgcatcattagaTAGTGTAGACAGTTTAGATGATACTGCTTTATTTCCGCAAAGGGAAGAATCATATAGCCCTATTCCAGTGAGAAGTCAAACTTCAGAATCTTCTGATAATTCTCTTGCACAAACCAACGAAG AACGGGATAGTTCTACTACGGTCGAACTCGCTGAACGACAATGCACACCCGTCAGTCCGAGTCGACCGAATGTAGAAATAACTACCGTCGAT gaTGATCACGAAAGAAGAAGACTGAAAAAGAAACGCAAACATAGGAAACATAAACACAGTCATGATGAAACAAGAAccaaacataaacataaacacCACAAAAAACATCACAAAAAGCATAAGCGACATCGAGATTCTGATTTAGAGCTTTCGGTATCTGAACCACCTACTCTATCTCCCCAAAGACTTATTGTAGACACCATAGAAGACGATGATGacgatgatgataatgatgattGCAAATCTAAAGAA AATGACTCCAGTGAAGTTGAAAGCAGTGATGTACCAGCATTTCTGTCTGATCAACAAATATGGAAGTGGTCAGGTGACAGTTATAAGCGCCCAGGCCGGGGTGGCAATAAGAAGACTTTTTACAAGTCTATCAGTAGAGGAGACGAAACCATAAgt ATTGGGGACTGTGCTGTGTTTTTGTCTTCTGGTCAATTGGATCGACCTTTTATTGGTAAAGTTAACTCTATGTGGGAGACTAATCAGGAAAAAATGCAAGTAAaagtattttggttttatcATCCTGAAGAGACTGCCAGTGACTTTACTGGAAATCTACCATACCCA ggAGCATTATTCAAATCACctcataatgatattaatgatgTGCAAAGTATTATGAATGGATGTCAAGTGGTATCAATAGAAGAGTTCAGTTCAATTGTCGAAAAAGATGCTAAAcggttgaaaaatatatatgtaaataatgatCTATTCTATTTAGCCGGAGACTATGAGCCAGTCATGAAAATGATAAACTTCAGTGATGGTGTAGTGTTAACACCGAGTAAAACATGA
- the LOC114120265 gene encoding uncharacterized protein LOC114120265 isoform X5: MTFSNEFNRSTIVGGSNGSGITAAANATATGFEMYSFFASTATAASGTGTISVAPSCGGAPLPPHSVSAQAHFTGIQSAAAAVTHQQQHQQQQHHHHHLLPLHHLNQQQQQQQQQQQQQQQQQQSVSAAINCSVVRAIAAASSTLPSIVAVSSAQQSSTVVAGTSAAGKMKEMPKLVKLAPNGSADRLPLQESKKRKRPIGKSHALVTSKPLTIVAPTPIATTRNEDSINSTKYTTYASQSNPAVVLKKKDSTVQCSQTTTIKTGVSGNIPVGIAVARQRYTQSSSNTEVQRQRETTTTTVSMPEVVHQSPMQTMVLSYNDCSMTTGSTTGINRWPSSGSCSIPQNTIGSQWSFQNTTLRTPALEQQTIQPVGYQLVQDQSGQYFLLPQNSIAGLMAMPFDYCKSETQNHHQPNQGYTLIQQPQQQMTTLSPIINHHPQYTSIASSGSFLIQQVSSSTPPALINTHHQLTDNSAHQQPLIQLTSPENQMIIFNQQQSAIVAQPLIGHLQPPHAGLTIATQMQSGCQNQINDIQTVSESVTVQTKLVQQSITEKSTISRHTEENVSISLDYCNTTISEPEKDLKQDFSAPEPLLESEAIISHDASNQTDIQTEDEAYHPSIEESKEPNFTESAQDCINNDQPLTESTTQTSVLSIAENSNTPDITGLELLLNSIEQFEKRNSSEQLESCHTQEDVMNTSEQDNVQTVDVNVNTVEEAEEKGVNKIDLLLLAEQFLETEKSSETSEQDNIIKNYSNNNNLTAVEEKLCSYEFEENPTKPLEVTINKNGIKKVYTKKSFAQSSTTIFQSVDKLKVNSKLDTIKKAPKYSSVKVQNRKMSDSSLSSSGQVKRGPGRPKKVLKCDDGNNNNGNNELDVKEKRLKLDCSSKTKHKTSSSSSSDLSPPVLEPWSPFSPRKISTHTPPTLSPVSSGAKHSDAKKLSDDDKFYQKKFVKKRSTSSIMTSEDEFRPPLKKRKVGRPRKNPNPFDEVIKKHLSQSPKKDKQLSSSSGLLSSVSTIKINKIETPSCNQYKIKPKLKAEVKIKHWNVEDEDDEIQDQDDILGLPEYVCKKRQIADALHRVSPCAINKPAVIPKKIMFSNASLDSVDSLDDTALFPQREESYSPIPVRSQTSESSDNSLAQTNEERDSSTTVELAERQCTPVSPSRPNVEITTVDDDHERRRLKKKRKHRKHKHSHDETRTKHKHKHHKKHHKKHKRHRDSDLELSVSEPPTLSPQRLIVDTIEDDDDDDDNDDCKSKENDSSEVESSDVPAFLSDQQIWKWSGDSYKRPGRGGNKKTFYKSISRGDETISIGDCAVFLSSGQLDRPFIGKVNSMWETNQEKMQVKVFWFYHPEETASDFTGNLPYPGALFKSPHNDINDVQSIMNGCQVVSIEEFSSIVEKDAKRLKNIYVNNDLFYLAGDYEPVMKMINFSDGVVLTPSKT, translated from the exons ACCGGAGCACCATCGTCGGCGGTTCAAACGGCAGCGGCATAACAGCGGCGGCCAACGCCACGGCCACCGGGTTCGAGATGTATTCGTTTTTTGCTAGCACGGCGACCGCCGCCTCGGGCACCGGAACCATTTCGGTGGCGCCCTCGTGCGGCGGCGCCCCGTTGCCGCCGCATTCTGTCAGTGCGCAGGCGCACTTTACCGGCATTCAgtcggccgccgccgccgtcacgCACCAGCAGCAGcaccaacaacaacaacaccaccaccaccacctccTCCCACTACACCATCTCAAtcagcagcaacagcaacagcagcaacaacaacagcagcagcagcagcagcagcagtcgGTCTCCGCGGCCATCAATTGTTCCGTGGTGCGCGCTATCGCCGCCGCTTCGTCGACGCTGCCGTCGATCGTAGCCGTTTCGTCCGCACAACAATCATCGACCGTTGTCGCCGGGACGTCCGCCGCTggcaaaa tGAAAGAAATGCCGAAATTGGTGAAACTTGCGCCCAATGGATCAGCAGACAGGTTGCCGTTACAAGAATCAAAAAAACGTAAAAGGCCAATTGGAAAAAGCCACGCTTTAGTCACCAGTAAACCGTTGACGATAG TTGCTCCCACTCCGATAGCAACAACCCGAAATGAAGACTCTATTAACTCGACCAAGTATACTACGTATGCGTCGCAGAGCAATCCAGCAGTGGTGTTGAAGAAAAAAGATTCCACTGTTCAATGCAGTCAAACTACAACCATCAAAA CTGGCGTCAGTGGAAATATACCGGTGGGCATAGCTGTTGCCAGACAAAGGTATACTCAAAGTTCTTCCAACACAGAAGTTCAAAGGCAACGAGAGACCACCACAACGACGGTATCTATGCCCGAAGTCGTTCATCAGTCTCCGATGCAGACAATGG TGTTGTCCTACAACGATTGTTCCATGACAACTGGATCAACAACAGGTATAAACCGATGGCCATCGTCTGGGAGCTGCAGCATTCCTCAAAACACTATCGGAAGCCAATGGAGTTTTCAAAATACTACATTAAGAA cTCCTGCTTTGGAACAGCAGACCATACAGCCGGTCGGATATCAACTAGTCCAAGATCAATCCGgtcaatattttcttttacctCAAAACTCTATTGCCG GTTTAATGGCTATGCCGTTTGATTATTGCAAGTCGGAAACACAAAATCACCACCAACCTAATCAAGGTTATACTCTAATCCAACAACCACAGCAGCAGATGACTACTCTATCGCCGATCATAAACCACCATCCACAGTATACTTCTATTGCTAGTTcgg GTTCATTCTTGATTCAACAAGTCAGTTCTTCCACTCCTCCAGCCCTCATAAACACTCATCATCAACTAACCGACAACAGTGCACACCAACAACCGTTAATCCAGTTGACATCGCCTGAAAATCAGATGATAATTTTCAACCAACAACAATCAGCTATTGTGGCTCAACCACTAATAGGTCATCTTCAACCGCCACACGCGGGACTGACTATTGCAACTCAAATGCAATCTGGATGTCAAAATCAAATCAACGATATACAAACAGTATCTGAGTCTGTAACTGTTCAAACAAAATTAGTACAGCAGTCTATTACTGAAAAGAGTACGATTTCAAGACACACAGAagaaaatgtttcaatttcattGGACTATTGTAACACTACTATTAGTGAACCAGAAAAAGACTTAAAACAAGATTTTTCAGCGCCAGAACCCCTCTTGGAATCTGAAGCGATTATATCACATGATGCTAGCAATCAAACAGATATTCAAACTGAAGATGAAGCTTATCATCCATCGATTGAAGAAAGCAAAGAACCTAATTTCACCGAGAGTGCTCAAGACTGCATAAATAATGACCAGCCTTTGACTGAAAGTACTACTCAGACTTCAGTTTTGTCTATAGCCGAAAATTCAAATACACCAGATATTACTGGACTAGAGCTGTTGTTGAATAGCATTGAACAGTTTGAAAAACGAAACTCTAGTGAACAATTGGAAAGTTGTCATACTCAGGAAGATGTGATGAATACTTCAGAACAGGACAATGTTCAAACAGTAGATGTTAATGTAAATACTGTCGAGGAAGCAGAAGAAAAAGGCGTTAACAAGATTGATTTACTTTTGTTGGCTGAACAGTTTTTGGAAACTGAAAAATCTAGTGAGACTTCTGAgcaagacaatattattaagaattactcaaacaataataatttaactg CTGTAGAGGAAAAATTATGCAGTTATGAGTTTGAAGAAAACCCCACCAAACCACTTGAGgtgacaataaataaaaatggcattaaaaaagtttataccAAGAAATCATTTGCTCAGAGTAGCACCACTATTTTCCAGTCAGTtgacaaattaaaagttaactcAAAATTAGATACAATCAAAAAGGCACCTAAGTACTCTAGTGTTAAAGttcaaaatcgaaaaatgtCTGACTCAAGTTTATCATCTTCTGGTCAAGTAAAACGTGGACCAGGTCGTCcaaaaaaagtattgaaatGTGATGATGGAAATAACAACAATGGAAATAATGAACTAGATGTAAAAGAAAAACGGTTGAAATTGGATTGTAGTTCAAAAACCAAACATAAGACTTCTAGTTCCTCTTCATCAGATCTCTCTCCTCCCGTGTTAGAACCATGGAGTCCTTTTTCACCTAGAAAGATTTCAACACATACCCCACCCACATTATCACCAGTTTCATCAGGGGCTAAACACTCTGATGCTAAAAAATTATCGGATGATGATAAgttctatcaaaaaaaatttgtcaaaaaacgCTCTACATCATCAATTATG ACTAGTGAAGATGAATTCAGACCACCTTTAAAGAAACGAAAAGTTGGTCGACCAAGAAAAAACCCAAACCCATTTGATGAAGTCATTAAAAAACATCTGTCTCAAAGTCCAAAGAAAGATAAACAACTTTCTTCATCATCAGGCTTGTTAAGCAGTGtttcaacaattaaaattaataaaatagagaCACCATCTTGTaaccaatacaaaataaaacccaAGTTAAAAGCTGAAGTTAaa attaaacATTGGAATGTGGAGGATGAAGATGACGAAATCCAAGACCAAGATGATATATTAGGTTTGCCagaatatgtatgtaaaaaacgCCAAATAGCTGATGCATTGCATAGAGtg tCTCCCTGTGCTATCAATAAGCCAGCAGTGATCCCTAAGAAGATAATGTtttcaaatgcatcattagaTAGTGTAGACAGTTTAGATGATACTGCTTTATTTCCGCAAAGGGAAGAATCATATAGCCCTATTCCAGTGAGAAGTCAAACTTCAGAATCTTCTGATAATTCTCTTGCACAAACCAACGAAG AACGGGATAGTTCTACTACGGTCGAACTCGCTGAACGACAATGCACACCCGTCAGTCCGAGTCGACCGAATGTAGAAATAACTACCGTCGAT gaTGATCACGAAAGAAGAAGACTGAAAAAGAAACGCAAACATAGGAAACATAAACACAGTCATGATGAAACAAGAAccaaacataaacataaacacCACAAAAAACATCACAAAAAGCATAAGCGACATCGAGATTCTGATTTAGAGCTTTCGGTATCTGAACCACCTACTCTATCTCCCCAAAGACTTATTGTAGACACCATAGAAGACGATGATGacgatgatgataatgatgattGCAAATCTAAAGAA AATGACTCCAGTGAAGTTGAAAGCAGTGATGTACCAGCATTTCTGTCTGATCAACAAATATGGAAGTGGTCAGGTGACAGTTATAAGCGCCCAGGCCGGGGTGGCAATAAGAAGACTTTTTACAAGTCTATCAGTAGAGGAGACGAAACCATAAgt ATTGGGGACTGTGCTGTGTTTTTGTCTTCTGGTCAATTGGATCGACCTTTTATTGGTAAAGTTAACTCTATGTGGGAGACTAATCAGGAAAAAATGCAAGTAAaagtattttggttttatcATCCTGAAGAGACTGCCAGTGACTTTACTGGAAATCTACCATACCCA ggAGCATTATTCAAATCACctcataatgatattaatgatgTGCAAAGTATTATGAATGGATGTCAAGTGGTATCAATAGAAGAGTTCAGTTCAATTGTCGAAAAAGATGCTAAAcggttgaaaaatatatatgtaaataatgatCTATTCTATTTAGCCGGAGACTATGAGCCAGTCATGAAAATGATAAACTTCAGTGATGGTGTAGTGTTAACACCGAGTAAAACATGA